DNA sequence from the bacterium genome:
AGTCCCTGCGCACCGTGTACTGGGCCGACGGGGAGTACCAACCCGAGGCGCTGAACCAGATCGATCACCTTCTGCGGGATCACCGCGTCGGCTCCGCGACCTCCATGGACCGGGGTCTACTCGACCTGATGCACGCACTCCAGCGTGCCGTCGGGAGCCGCGACCCGTTCGAGATCATTTCGGGCTACCGCTCGCCCGAGACCAACGAGGCTCTTCGCCGCCAGGGCGGGAGAGTCGCACGGCGGAGTTATCACATGCGCGGAATGGCCGTGGACCTGCGCCTGCCGGGTTGCGACCTTGCCACGTTGCGTCGGGCCGCACGCGATCTGCGCCGTGGCGGGGTGGGCTACTACCCCGAATCCGATTTCGTCCACATTGACACCGGCCCCGTTCGCTTCTGGTAGCTCGCTCGCTATTCCTCTGGTTCGTGCTGGCGTGCAGCCTGGCTCTCGCGGAGTCCGAGGCATGGCCGCCCGGCCCGGTCGCATCGCGAATCGCGGCCCGGCTACGCGATCTTCCAGGCTCGACCGAGCTGGCCAGCCGGCCCCTCGACGCGCGCGCGCTCGAGGATGCCTACGCACGGCGCAGCTACCGCCCTTTCTGGAGCGAGGACTCCCACCTTCGCCCGGAGGTGTCCGAACTC
Encoded proteins:
- a CDS encoding DUF882 domain-containing protein yields the protein MSKGANSWSADMSRRRLLGLGASAALALAAGSARALVPERERSLGFRQLHTGESLRTVYWADGEYQPEALNQIDHLLRDHRVGSATSMDRGLLDLMHALQRAVGSRDPFEIISGYRSPETNEALRRQGGRVARRSYHMRGMAVDLRLPGCDLATLRRAARDLRRGGVGYYPESDFVHIDTGPVRFW